One stretch of Argiope bruennichi chromosome 3, qqArgBrue1.1, whole genome shotgun sequence DNA includes these proteins:
- the LOC129964229 gene encoding NADPH-dependent diflavin oxidoreductase 1-like yields the protein MISNEKVLILFGTQTGNSEDVADRILRYLKRMHIKAQVVDINEYTVTNLVNESLVIFVCSTTGNGEFPDNMKSFWKFLLRKNLPSNSLCQLNFCVFGLGDSSYEKFNVVSKKLNKRLIQLGATEIIPLTLGDDQHELGYDAALDPWLLNLKNTILSFFTVSDPPIPEDVPLPPRYKVKFCNELLTTDEFQSTTYNRNKSFPLATLKKNERVTAVDHFQAVHHLEFEIDSTVHYDPGDVAVVWPENPPEEVEDFLSLLNVPLDTNFILIPSDVNTPLPKINPYPCTVRQCAVSYFDILSVPRRSFFEVFHHFSQDELEKEKLVEFTTAAGQEELYDYCNRPRRTILEVLKDFPHTTPHVPFDYLFDMIPSIRPRSFSIASALKTHPQEFHLLVAVVQYKTRLMKSRQGLCSNWLAKLKLGTIIPYYIKRGSIVLPETNVPIIMVGPGTGCAPFRAFTEERASAGVGDNYLFFGCRYKTKDFLFSEVWLELCEKKMLTIFTAFSRDQDEKIYVQHRIAENGPLIWDLIQNKKGVIYIAGNAKQMPEGVKDAFMEIIKKQGNLNEDESVKYLQTLEHMKRYQIETWA from the coding sequence atgatttcaaatgaaaaagtattaatattgttTGGAACTCAAACTGGAAATTCTGAAGATGTTGCTGATCGAATTTTGAGGTATCTTAAACGGATGCACATTAAAGCTCAAGTTGTAGATATTAATGAGTACACGGTGACTAATTTGGTTAATGAATCGTTGGTGATTTTCGTATGTTCAACTACAGGAAATGGAGAGTTCCCAGATAATATGAAATCATTCTGGAAATTTTTACTGAGAAAAAATCTTCCTAGCAATTCTCTCTGTCAATTGAATTTTTGTGTGTTTGGTTTAGGAGATTCATCTTATGAGAAATTCAATGtagtttctaaaaaattgaaCAAACGGTTGATTCAGCTGGGTGCTACAGAAATTATACCATTGACTCTCGGTGACGATCAGCACGAATTGGGATACGATGCTGCCTTGGATCCTTGGCTActtaatctgaaaaatacaatACTATCTTTTTTTACAGTATCAGACCCACCAATTCCTGAAGATGTACCTTTACCACCGagatataaagttaaattttgcaATGAACTTTTGACAACTGATGAGTTTCAATCTACTACTTACAACAGAAATAAATCTTTTCCTTTAGctactttaaagaaaaatgaaagagttACAGCAGTTGATCATTTTCAGGCTGTCCACCATCTAGAATTTGAGATTGATTCAACTGTTCATTATGATCCTGGTGATGTTGCAGTTGTTTGGCCCGAAAATCCACCAGAAGAAGTTGAGGATTTCTTATCTTTGTTAAATGTTCCTTTAGATACGAATTTCATTCTTATTCCATCTGATGTTAATACTCCTTTACCAAAGATAAATCCATATCCTTGTACTGTTCGACAGTGTGCAGTATCCTATTTCGATATTTTGAGTGTTCCACGTAGATCTTTTTTTGAAGTTTTCCATCATTTTAGCCAAGATGagttggaaaaagaaaaattggtaGAATTTACTACTGCTGCTGGCCAAGAAGAATTGTACGATTATTGTAATAGACCAAGACGCACAATTCTGGAAGTTCTGAAGGACTTTCCTCATACTACTCCACATGTACCTTTTGATTATCTTTTTGACATGATTCCATCCATTAGACCACGATCATTTTCTATAGCATCTGCATTAAAAACTCATCctcaagaatttcatttgctagtTGCTGTTGTTCAGTATAAAACTCGACTGATGAAATCACGTCAGGGATTATGTTCTAACTGGCTTGCCAAACTGAAGCTTGGTACAATCATTCCATATTAtattaagagaggttctatagtttTACCAGAAACTAATGTACCAATCATAATGGTTGGTCCTGGGACTGGTTGTGCACCATTTAGAGCATTTACAGAAGAGCGAGCTAGTGCTGGAGTTGGTGATAACTACTTATTTTTTGGTTGTAGATACAAAACCAAAGATTTTCTATTTTCGGAAGTATGGTTAGAACTTTGTGAAAAGAAGATGCTAACTATTTTTACTGCCTTTTCTCGTGACcaagatgaaaaaatatatgtcCAGCACAGGATTGCAGAAAATGGTCCTCTTATATGGGATTTGATTCAGAACAAGAAAGGTGTTATATATATTGCTGGAAATGCAAAACAAATGCCAGAAGGTGTAAAAGATGcatttatggaaataattaaaaagcaaggaAACTTAAATGAAGAtgaaagtgtaaaatatttacaaactttaGAACATATGAAAAGATATCAGATTGAAACATGGGCCTAG